The sequence below is a genomic window from Ipomoea triloba cultivar NCNSP0323 chromosome 10, ASM357664v1.
agagaACACAAAGtataatatgttatagcagattattataccaacatttttttagtttcagttagggggtctaacattattgactcttattataagtgtagatgtagatgtagatattttttttgttgagtactattgactctgttataatgtagtatttgttcatagtataagtattacattttatctttacCCGACCTAACGGTACGGTCTCAAACaaatttttgccttttctaTTTTAGTAGATgtgggtctttttttttttttttttttttttgaaaataaataaataaaataatagatgtGGGTCTAAAACATGGATATAAGTTGTCGTATCACTTCGGGTTTCCTGGTTTGGCCCAAAAATGTTTTCGTTTTAGCTCCCTGAAAGTAGGAAAATTACAGAAAATCCCCCAGCTAAAACAGCATAGCGGCAAAGCCccacttttcttcttttccaagTTCCCCCTCCCTGCGAGAATAAGATCTCTACTTGTTCTTAGATCATCAGCTAGCCCTAATAGTTTGCAAATCTTTTCTTACAGTTAGTCTCAGATATCTGCAATGGTGAAGGCAACGACGGATGTTCCGGCCAAGGGCGGTTTTAGCTTCGATTTGTGCAGAAGGAATGAGATGCTCGTGAAGAAAGGGCTTCAGCCTTCGTCTTTCCTCAAGACTGGAACTACCATCGTgggattaatttttcaggtctTTACTACCCCTTTTTCGAAATTcgatttttaattcatttttaactaaatttgaatttaatgttATGTTAATTTCAAAGCTTCTGCGTAGCTTTTTTCCTAGACGATAATTTGATACCTTTTGAGTTAAGATTACCCATTAAACTGTTATTTGTGTTATGAATGTGATCTTGTGAGTAACATTTATGTTAGTCCACTATGGTTTTACTTGTGCAAAAGCAAAATTAATTGGATCTTTTATGAATAAGCCAATAAACTTAAAAGTTTAGTAGTTTATAGTCCACTTTGCATTATGGACCCGGATACATTCAGATTATGGGAATGcatttatcatattatgtgtggCATAATATGTTGttaattgaagacacataatttattaagtactgacacataatatgttaattatagtagacatataatttattaattgaaggtatataatatgttaactccATATACATGCTCTGAATGTTGTTTTAGACCGGGGTCCAaaatgcaaggtgaacccggtccatggtataacaattgtagtTTGTTGAGGATAATGGATCTCTCGGAGTTTCTGGAGAAGGCGGTTAATATTTTCATTTGGAGAGGGAATTATTTGAAGTCAAGGGCTTCAGAATGTGGCTGACTAGTATTGACAGTTATAAGTGGCTGGCTTGCAGAGTATAACTATTTCAATTCTTGAAAGGAAGCCTTTGAAATCTTCCGTATGCTGCTTGTGATTTTGTTCCAggaaatataattatgcagttTGTCTGATGGTCCTGCACTGACTACTGGTTTCTAAATTTTATTGCATGGATTGTCATGGATTCCTTGTATATGATTAATAAATTTTGGCCACTCTATCAATTAGGAATAACTTCTGCTAGATTTGACTCTCACTCAACAACCATTGGTTGAAATTGGTTCTGTTGGGTATCAGTTGTAATGAACTTCTTAAGTGTAAAGCTGTCCAACTCAACTGTCTAATTTATATCATGCATGGAATTTATGTATCTATCTTTTCTTCAACCATTGGCATACTTGTGTTAGAAGAGTGGTTAATCTGCTTACTCCAGTGAAGCTCCTGTCAAAAGTTTGATAATCAATCTCATTACTATTTACTAAACAAGAATGCAAGATCATCATTAACAATGACTTAAAATGAGGATAACTGACACAGACTTTAGTTTTCTTTCAAACTAAGTGATTCCCCATGATGTGGAATGGATGGCCAGGGgataaactttattttattgccatgggaacttgtactattttcaCTCTCTTTATAGTAGCTTCCTCCTCTCATCTTTCGTTGTGCCCTTATTAGTCAACTTCCACCTTATCATAGGTATTACTGCTTGGCTGTTGATGTAGCTTTCATGACACCCACTGTATTCAAGGTTTTGGTAATCCTTGCTTGCTGAATTGAAAGATACTAACCTTTTTGGTAATGACATGTCCTCAGGATGGTGTTATTCTTGGAGCGGACACACGAGCCACTGAAGGACCCATAGTTGCTGATAAGAATTGTGAGAAAATTCACTACATGGCTCCTAATATTTATTGTTGTGGAGCAGGGACTGCAGCTGATACCGAGGCTGTAACTGGTatgtcttcttttttcttttttcttttttttttccattttttgacCACATGGTGCATCAGCAATGATACACCCATGTTCTAATAGTGCATAATGGGATTCATGGGTAGTTATAACACAGTAATGAGGCAGTTGGTAGTTTTATAGCTATCGAAGGGACTGAAGAATATAGATTGAATTTGTCTGGTGGCATTCTCCTCTCCTTTTCTGGAGTTGGGCTGCCACTCGAAGCACAACCATGTATTTTCTCTCCTACTTTTTTGAGTTTAGCTTTTGACTCGAAGAAGAGCATTCTCATACAACCTCAGGCTTGTATCAAGCATCTTTGTTTGATAGTTACAATTGCATAATGTTATTGCTGTCTGTCTGCCTTCATTGTGTTTATTGTGCAATGGTTATTTTCTAGACATGGTCAGTTCCCAACTGAAGCTTCATAGATATCACACTGGTCGTGAATCCAGGGTTGTGACAGCTCTTACACTTTTGAAGTCCCATCTTTTCAGGTGAGTTTATTTTCATGTTTGTCTCCCTCGAGTCTTCAGTGTTTCCTATATGTAGATAATATTGCATTTGTGGAAGGGTTAACTAACTATATTATAAATCAACCAGTTACCAAGGATATGTTTCAGCTGCTTTGGTTCTTGGGGGAGTTGATATCACCGGTCCTCATTTGCACACTGTGAGTAACTTTAAAATCCAAGCCCATCAGTTTTTCCTTGTAGCACACGGTTTAATTGTGAATTATTTCACAGATTTATCCGCATGGTTCAACTGACACACTGCCATTTGCTACAATGGGCTCTGGTTCCCTAGCAGCAATGTCTGTCTTTGAGTCAAGATACAGAGAAGGGCTTACTGTAAGTACATTTGCTTgtgtatttatttgttgcattagGGCACCAGTTGGAATTCTCTTGAGCGTTGAGGGGAAATTTTATTGCAGAGGGAAGACGGAATTCAACTGGTGACAGATGCCATACTGGCAGGAATTTTCAATGATCTGGGTAGTGGAAGCAATGTTGATGTTTGTGTTATAACAAAGGTGCTTTTCTGGAACATATAATAGTGATGAAGAATTTTTGCCTTGGTATGTTTCAACCTTGTTGAATATGATTCCTAATTTTTCTGAAGTTGTCTACTCTTTGTTCTTCAGGGGCATGCAGAATACATTAGAAACCACAAGTTGCCGAATCCCCGAACCTATCCTCAGAAGGGTTATACTTTTCCTAAAAAGACTGGTCAGTATTCACTTATTCAACATTTTACTCTTGAAGGAAAAAGTTTTCCTTAAATTTGAGTCCACCGTTTGGTTCACAGGAAAAAGTTTTCTTTAGTTATGAGGAAAAAGTTTTCTAAGGGGATGGgtgttattttgtttttcatggaCCTTTGGAACAAAGTATCACATGATAAGACTATTTTGCCCTTAGAACATTATGAATTACCTTAGTCCAAAAtgtgtataataatttttgttatattattataataaactatataattataatattttaatttatgatattgtattttataaataataatattttaatttaaaaatcactattacttttattatcaaTATCATTGTGAAATgggcattttggtctttatacttattattcattgcCATTctaacccaaccaaacaatcgAATtaatattcccagtaatttcctttccaccaaacaatagaatcaaTTTTCctgttaatttctttttcatggaatctcagTTCTATTTCTCCTCAAATATTTTCCGTGAACCAAACCAGCtcttacacttttttttaatgctatGCATTTTTGGTTGGATGATTAATTGAgttgtaatatttaattgtttgtgaCAGAGGTTCTTCTGACGAAAATTACACCCTTGAGAGAGATGGTGGAAGTGATAGAAGGTGGTGATGCTATGGAAGAGTGAGTTATGCTGCTGCAAGATTGAAGCTTATTTATTATGTTGCCATGCTTGAATCTTCTATTTGTATGAAGTATTTCATCAGATGAGATGTTGCTTTCAGACAAAATATATAGCATGCTTTCTTAAATGATATGGCGTAGCTGTTGACTTGTGCCATCATTCCCATCAATGATTTGAAAATCCTTTTTTACGCAGTAACATATCATTaaatttcgttttttttttcttttgatttaatattatataaaatcagACAATTGTTGTTTATGATAATTA
It includes:
- the LOC116031434 gene encoding proteasome subunit beta type-7-B-like, which produces MVKATTDVPAKGGFSFDLCRRNEMLVKKGLQPSSFLKTGTTIVGLIFQDGVILGADTRATEGPIVADKNCEKIHYMAPNIYCCGAGTAADTEAVTDMVSSQLKLHRYHTGRESRVVTALTLLKSHLFSYQGYVSAALVLGGVDITGPHLHTIYPHGSTDTLPFATMGSGSLAAMSVFESRYREGLTREDGIQLVTDAILAGIFNDLGSGSNVDVCVITKGHAEYIRNHKLPNPRTYPQKGYTFPKKTEVLLTKITPLREMVEVIEGGDAMEE